GTGCTGCCCCCCCAAAGTTCCACCAGTTGGGTGGCTTACAACAGCAGAAACGTGCAGAGCTGTGCTCCCTCCGGAGCTTTGGGGAAGAACTCTCCTCGCTCTGTCCTAGCTCCTGGTTGTCATTGGTGTTCCTGGGCTTGTAGACACAGCACTCCAGTTTCTGCCTCCACCATCACAGGGTGTTCTCTGTGTTTGTTTGCCTCGAAACCTCCTTTTCCTTATAAGGGCAGCAATCATTGGATGTAGGATCCACCCTAATGCAGCATGACTTCATCTTAACTGATTATATCTGCAAGGGCCctacttccaaataaggtcacataaCCAGGTGCTACagattaggacttcaacagaACTTTTTGGGGGACAAAGTTTAGCAACAACACAGTCCATTGTTCTTTCTACCAATGACATAGCTTGGAGGTGGCAGCATGGAGAACTAAGTAATGGAAGTTACAGCTTGTGACATGTAACAGTACCAGGTAAAGCAGTTGGTGCTTCCGTCCTTGATGGCCAGTCAGGGTTTCCTGTCAGGTAGGTGGAGGGAAGCTCGCTGCGGAGTAGCTCTACTTCCTTTCAGGCCGGGGGCCGGGGCACTTTACTGTCCCTAATGCATCCGTTTGTCttaggggagggagggctgggtgtCCCCGTGGGATTCCACGGAACCACACGGGCTGAGACTGGCCATTAGACTGTGTGGTGTTTGATCTCCTCTGTGAAGCGCTTACCTATTAATATGTATATGAGGGAGGTTTCATTGCTTCTTCCTAGAATATAAAGCTGGGAGTAGAATCTGGAACAGAATTCTAGTCTGTAAGTTTTgaacatttgacaaaggaattGCACGATCTTACTGTCGAGAATATCTTTTGCAGAATAGCTGAACCTTCGGGCTTTTTCACCCACCTTTATGTACCATCCCCTCACAACTTTCCCGTGGTTACCTTCCCCCCATACCTCTGCCAAGGTGAAGGCAACATCTTATAAGGTCTGGATTAGGGATTTCTCAAAACCCTTATGAGTTTCAAGTATTTGTTTATTTGGTGAGATTACAGTCTTCCTTCAGATAGGATCCGTGTCTGATTGGTTTTCCTCCAGACTGGCTTGTCCATAATCTTGCTTTCGAGAAGGGTTGTTGGTTAGAATGAAGGGAAGGCTTCTTTCCAAGATTTTCGGACTTGGATCTCAGTGTTAATATCTTCGGCATTTTGCAGGTGACAGAGCTCAACGAACCTCTCTCCAATGAAGATCGAAACCTCCTCTCTGTGGCCTACAAGAATGTGGTTGGCGCCAGGCGATCTTCCTGGAGGGTCATCAGCAGCATCGAGCAGAAGACCATGGCCGACGGGAACGAGAAGAAGCTGGAGAAAGTGAAAGCTTACCGGGAGAAGATCGAGAAGGAGCTGGAAACGGTGTGCAACGACGTCCTGGCCCTGCTGGACAAGTTCCTCATCAAGAACTGCAACGACTTCCAGTACGAGAGCAAGGTGTTCTACCTGAAGATGAAGGGCGACTACTACCGCTACCTGGCAGAGGTGGCTTCCGGCGAGAAGAAAAACAGTGTGGTCGAAGCTTCCGAGGCGGCCTACAAGGAAGCCTTTGAAATCAGCAAAGAGCACATGCAGCCGACGCACCCCATCCGGCTGGGCCTGGCCCTCAACTTCTCCGTGTTCTACTACGAGATCCAGAATGCGCCCGAGCAGGCCTGCCTCTTAGCCAAACAAGCCTTCGATGACGCCATAGCTGAGCTGGACACACTAAACGAGGATTCCTATAAGGACTCCACGCTCATCATGCAGTTGCTGCGAGACAACCTCACCCTCTGGACGAGCGACCAGCAGGATGAAGAAGCAGGAGAAGGCAACTGAAGAGCCTGCAGGTTCCCGCCTTTCCTCCACCCACCGCCCCCCTCATCACTGATTCTTCCTCGCCACAATCACTAAATATCTAGTGCTAAACCTCTCTGTATTGGCAGCGCCGCTACTCAGAtctgctcccccgccccctgggaAGCAGTTTCAGATCCATCTTCATGGGCATAGCTGGATCGATGGTTGCTTGGAGCCCACGGGAGCTTTCTTTTGAATTGTGTAGACAAGTGCGTTCTGAATGAGGCATTTTACTATGCCTGTTGGTAGTTGTGAAAGCGATGGGGAAGTTTAGAAAGGAGAATTAGCCAAAACCGGCTACAATGATATTTAAAAGATCCATTTAAAACGAGCTGATAGTGTTTTGTTAATAAGCAGTACATCTTGTGCATGCAAAAAAGAATTCATCCCTCCCACCTCTTCTTCCTTCAACTAATGGAAAACTGTTAAGGGAAGCTGATACAAAGAGAACACTCCCTTCTTTCCGTCAGCTTTATATAAACTGTTCACGTGAGGTTTCAGTAGCGCCTTGTTTTGCCTCTTTAAGTTATGATGTGCACAAACCTTCTTAAATGCAGTGCATCTAAAGTTTTGATACCTGTAACTTTGTTTTGGTTGCGATTGTTTAAGAAtcatggatttattttttgtaaCCCTTTGGCTATTGTCCTTGTGTATCCTGACAGCACCACGTGTGTCAGCCCCTGTCAATCAAGATGGGTAATTATTGAAATGCCAGACTTCTAAATTAAATGTTTTGGAATTCAGTGGGTAAATAAATGCTGCTTTGGGGATATCGCTAGGCGTATGGTCTTCATTTCCCCCCAAGGAGCTGTGTAGCAGCTCACCACCTTGAATCCTGGTTTGTGTCTCAAATATGAAGCGTTTTTCACACAGTAACTTCTTTTGCCTGCTGATTCCATTACACATTTTGTAATATACACATAAGACTCCTgcattttaaatagttttctgTGAGCCCAGCCAACAtagcctctctctctttttaaaaaaatatattttattgattttttacggagaggaagggagaagtctaaagagttagaaacatcgatgagagagaaacatcgatcagctgcctcctgcacaccccctattgggaatgtgcccgcaaccaaggcacatgcccttgaccggaatcgaacctgggacccttcagtccgcaggccgacgctctatccactgagccaaactggttagggccaacaAAGCCTCTCTTATCCGCTCACTCTCCCTGAAAACTGGTGCTTAATGGGAGCCTCTGAAAGGCCAGGCCCGAGTTTAGCTTGGGAGGGAGGGTGTTTGTCCCACCCTATGGATGCTGGTTGGTATTTAAACTCAAGGTACATACTGAGCTTATACATGTcctcaaaaatttatttttaaacctttaaaaaaaaaatactgatttcggacagagggagagagatagaaacatcaatgatgagacagaatcattgattggctgcctcctgcacgccccacactggggattgagccacagcctgggcatgtgccagtgACCAGGAAACCACCAGCGACCTCTTAGTGCTGGGGTTGAcactcagccgctgagccacaccagctggccctcaaattttcttaatatttttcttgtattaGGTGTCATAAAATGTTAATTAGGGACACAACCTGGATTCCTGAAATAACCTTTACTGATTAATATTAAGAAAGCTTTGAGTAgtctttaaaattgaaaaatgaaCCTCCGTgtgagttaaaaagaaaaaggcctaAACTCTtaagcagaggtcctcaaactttttaaacagg
The sequence above is drawn from the Myotis daubentonii chromosome 19, mMyoDau2.1, whole genome shotgun sequence genome and encodes:
- the YWHAH gene encoding 14-3-3 protein eta, yielding MGDREQLLQRARLAEQAERYDDMASAMKAVTELNEPLSNEDRNLLSVAYKNVVGARRSSWRVISSIEQKTMADGNEKKLEKVKAYREKIEKELETVCNDVLALLDKFLIKNCNDFQYESKVFYLKMKGDYYRYLAEVASGEKKNSVVEASEAAYKEAFEISKEHMQPTHPIRLGLALNFSVFYYEIQNAPEQACLLAKQAFDDAIAELDTLNEDSYKDSTLIMQLLRDNLTLWTSDQQDEEAGEGN